In Pungitius pungitius chromosome 2, fPunPun2.1, whole genome shotgun sequence, a single window of DNA contains:
- the lbx2 gene encoding transcription factor LBX2, with protein MTSSKDMKAGSVLHSGGEERRRAPLDQLPPPANSNKPLTPFSIEDILNKPSVKKSVASICPPRVLEKVTGSNSARNGITTPSSPLCALEELASKTFKGLEVSVIQAAEGREHVNAFGQRQTSKKRRKSRTAFTNHQIYELEKRFLYQKYLSPADRDQIAQQLGLSNAQVITWFQNRRAKLKRDLEEMKADVESLKKINPQTLQKLVSMESLEESQGGGSEARSPSVSPTSQGHRAFPQSPSSSRDQTTDEFSEDDEEIEVDD; from the exons ATGACCTCCAGTAAAGACATGAAGGCGGGCTCCGTGTTACACTCCGGCggcgaggagaggagacgggCTCCACTGGACCAGCTGCCGCCGCCGGCCAACTCCAACAAGCCCTTGACGCCGTTCAGCATCGAGGATATCCTTAACAAACCCTCGGTCAAGAAGTCAGTCGCCAGTATCTGTCCACCCAGAGTGCTGGAGAAAGTCACGGGCTCCAACTCCGCGCGCAACGGGATCACCACTCCCTCGTCGCCGCTGTGCGCGCTGGAGGAGCTCGCCAGCAAAACGTTCAAGGGGCTGGAAGTCAGCGTTATCCAGGcagcagaag GTCGGGAGCACGTCAACGCGTTCGGACAGAGGCAGACgtcgaagaagaggaggaagtcgCGGACGGCCTTCACGAACCACCAGATCTACGAGCTGGAGAAGAGGTTTTTGTACCAGAAGTACCTCTCTCCGGCCGACCGGGACCAGATCGCGCAACAGCTGGGGCTCTCCAACGCGCAGGTCATCACCTGGTTCCAGAACCGCAGGGCCAAGCTCAAGCGGGACCTGGAGGAGATGAAAGCGGACGTGGAGTCGCTGAAGAAGATCAACCCGCAGACCCTGCAGAAGCTCGTCAGCATGGAGAGCCTCGAGGAGTCCCAAGGCGGGGGCTCCGAGGCCAGATCGCCCAGCGTCTCCCCGACCTCGCAAGGACACCGGGCCTTCCCGCAGTCCCCCTCCTCATCCAGAGACCAAACCACGGATGAGTTCtcggaggacgacgaggagatCGAGGTGGACGATTGA